CATCGTGGTCAACGTCGCCGACCTGCCGCTGGAGCAGGTGACCAAGCAGCTGAACAAGCTGGTCAACGTGCTGAAGATCGTCGAGCTGGAGCCCAGCGCCGCGATCCAGCGCGAACTCGTCCTGGTCAAGGTCCGCGCCGACAACGAGACCCGCTCCCAGATCGTCGAGATCGTCCAGCTGTTCCGCGCCAAGACCGTGGACGTCTCACCCGAGGCCGTCACGATCGAGGCCACCGGTTCGAGTGACAAGCTGGAGGCCATGCTGAAGATGCTGGAGCAGTTCGGCATCAAGGAACTCGTCCAGTCCGGCACGATCGCCATAGGGCGCGGCGCCCGGTCCATCACGGACCGCAGCCTGCGCGCCCTGGAGCGCAGCGCCTGAGCCGGGCGGCCCGGCCGTCCCAGGCCGGGCCGCCCGGATGGCGAGACCCCCGGACCCCCTCACCGCTCCCCGCCGTACGGTGGGACGCAACACCGGAACACCCAAGGAGAAACCCAGTGGCCGAGCTGTTCTACGACGACGACGCCGACCTGTCCATCATCCAGGGCCGCAAGGTCGCGGTCATCGGCTACGGCAGCCAGGGCCACGCCCACGCGCTGTCGCTGCGTGACTCCGGTGTGGACGTCCGCGTCGGTCTGCACGAGGGCTCCAAGTCCAAGGCCAAGGCCGAGGAGCAGGGCCTGCGCGTGGTGACGCCGTCGGAGGCCGCCGCCGAGGCCGACGTCATCATGATCCTGGTCCCGGACCCGATCCAGGCCCAGGTCTACGAGGAGTCCGTCAAGGACAACCTCAAGGACGGCGACGCGCTGTTCTTCGGCCACGGCCTCAACATCCGGTACGGCTTCATCAAGCCCCCGGCCGGCGTGGACGTCGCGCTCGTCGCCCCCAAGGGCCCCGGCCACCTGGTGCGCCGCCAGTACGAGGAGGGCCGCGGCGTCCCGTGCATCGCCGGTGTCGAGCAGGACGCGACCGGCAACGCCTTCGCGCTGGCGCTCTCGTACGCCAAGGGCATCGGCGGCACCCGTGCCGGCGTCATCAAGACCACCTTCACCGAGGAGACCGAGACCGACCTGTTCGGTGAGCAGGCCGTGCTCTGCGGCGGCACCGCCGCGCTGGTCAAGGCGGGCTTCGAGACCCTGGTCGAGGCGGGCTACCAGCCGGAGATCGCCTACTTCGAGTGCCTCCACGAGCTGAAGCTGATCGTGGACCTCATGTACGAGGGCGGCCTGGAGAAGATGCGCTGGTCCGTCTCCGAGACCGCCGAGTGGGGCGACTACGTGACCGGCCCGCGCATCATCACGGACCAGACCAAGGCCGAGATGAAGAAGGTCCTCGACGAGATCCAGGACGGCACCTTCGCCAAGAACTGGATGGACGAGTACCACGGCGGCCTGAAGAAGTACAACGAGTACAAGACGCAGGACGAGAACCACCTGCTGGAGACCACCGGCAAGGAGCTCCGCAAGCTCATGAGCTGGGTGGACGCCGAGGAGGCGTGAGCCCCGGTACGGCGGGCCCCTCGCGGGCCCGCCGTACCTCGTCCCGGGACTGGGCGACGGTCCTCCGGAACCCTCGTGCCACATCCCGGGACCGCCGTTGGACAGCAAGTCCAACCCGGACGGGTGATCCTTCCGCCAAGGCGGAAAAGACGCCCCGCCACCCCACTAGAGTGGTCAGCACATACGCGTCAGGTCAGGCCCACAGCGTCGTGCGTCTTCCACGCGGCTAGCCCCTTCACCGCCAGCGGCCGTCGGGACGGCCGTCCGCATTGGACCAGTGAGGACTCACGTGAGCACTGCGCCCCGTAAACCCGTTGTACTCATCGCCGAAGAGCTGTCGCCCGCCACCGTGGACGCGCTCGGTCCGGACTTCGAGATCCGGCACTGCAACGGCGCGGACCGCGCCGAGCTGATCCCCGCCATCGCCGATGTCGACGCCGTCCTGGTGCGGTCCGCCACCAAGATCGACGCCGAGGCCGTCGCCGCCGCCAGGAAGCTCAGGGTGGTCGCCCGCGCCGGTGTGGGACTGGACAACGTCGACGTCTCCGCGGCCACCAAGGCCGGCGTCATGGTCGTCAACGCCCCGACGTCCAACATCGTGACCGCCGCCGAGCTCGCCTGCGGTCTGATCGTCGCCACCGCGCGCAACATCCCGCAGGCCAACACCGCGCTGAAGAACGGCGAGTGGAAGCGCTCCAAGTACACCGGCGTGGAGCTCAGCGAGAAGACCCTCGGCGTCGTCGGCCTCGGCCGCATCGGCGTCCTGGTGGCCCAGCGGATGTCCGCCTTCGGGATGCGGATCGTCGCGTTCGACCCCTATGTGCAGCCCGCGCGCGCCGCGCAGATGGGCGTCAAGCTGCTCTCGCTGGACGAACTGCTCGAGGTCTCGGACTTCATCACCGTCCACCTGCCCAAGACTCCCGAGACCATCGGCCTGATCGGCGACGAGGCGCTGCACCGGGTGAAGCCGACCGTCCGCATCGTCAACGCCGCCCGCGGCGGGATCGTCGACGAGGAGGCCCTGGCCAGCGCGCTGAAGGAGGGCCGGGTCGCGGGCGCGGGCCTGGACGTGTACGCGAAGGAGCCGTGCACGGACTCCCCGCTGTTCCAGTTCGACCAGGTCGTCTGCACCCCGCACCTCGGCGCCTCCACGGACGAGGCCCAGGAGAAGGCCGGCATCGCGGTGGCCAAGTCCGTCCGCCTCGCGCTCGCCGGTGAACTGGTGCCGGACGCGGTCAACGTCCAGGGCGGGGTCATCGCCGAGGACGTCCGCCCGGGCCTGCCGCTCGCCGAGAAGCTCGGCCGGATCTTCACCGCGCTGGCGGGCGAGGTCGCGGTCCGGCTCGATGTCGAGGTGTACGGCGAGATCACCCAGCACGATGTGAAGGTGCTCGAACTCTCGGCGCTGAAGGGCGTGTTCGAGGACGTCATCGACGAGACCGTGTCGTATGTGAACGCCCCGCTGTTCGCGCAGGAGCGCGGTGTCGAGGTCCGCCTGACCACCAGCTCGGATTCCCCGGACCACCGCAACGTGGTGACGGTGCGCGGCACGCTGGCGGGCGGCGAGGAGGTCGCGGTGTCCGGCACCCTGGCCGGACCCAAGCACCTGCAGAAGATCGTGGCCGTCGGCGACTACGACATCGACCTGGCGCTGGCGGACCACATGGTCGTCGCGCGCTACGAGGACCGTCCGGGCGTGGTCGGCACCGTCGGACGCATCCTGGGTGAGGCGGGGCTCAACATCGCCGGCATGCAGGTCTCGCGTCAGGAGGAGGGCGGTGAGGCGCTGGTCGTGCTCACCGTCGACGACACCGTGCCGCCGAACGTGCTCAGCGAGATCGCCGAGGAGATCGGTGCCACGTCGGCCCGTTCGGTGAACCTCGACACCTGAGGCCGGTTCCCCCGCGCTTCCCGCACCCGTCTGCCGCACGCCCGTCCCGCACGGGCGTGCAGGGAGGCGGGTGCGTCGCGTTCACCGGGTGCCCCGGGGCCGATCGGCGGCCGGTGCCCTCGCACCCGGGTGCGGGGGCACCGGGCGGGTCAGCAGCTCATGGCCCAGGTGTGGGAGTCACCGTCGTCGTTGGCCGCGCCGTTGTAGCCGACCTCCTGACCCGGAGCCAGACAGATCGTCATATGCCCGCCCAGGTTGGCGCTCGAGTACACCCTGACGTGGTCCCTGATACCGGGGCCGGAGATGCCGTGGTTCGCCCACGAGGAGTCCTCGTCGGCGATCCAGCTCTCCCACCAGCGGTCGTCCCCGGACCAGTTGGCCCGCTGCCCGGTGAAGTCGGCGTGCTCCCACACGCAGAACTCACCGCTCGGGCAGTCGGCGGCGCCGGCCGGCGCGGCGGCCGCGGCGAGCCCGCCGGTCAGTAGGAGGACGGTGGTCGCCGCGGCGGCGAGGGTGCGCTTCAGGGTCATGGCGATACGGAACCTTTCTCTGGGGTTTTCCCGTGGCGGACGGCGGCGGAGATCTCCGCCGCGCGGTGCGCTGCGCTGGTGCGCAGCCGGGTGTGGGCGGCCAGCTCCGCGCGCCGGAGGGAGCGGACCTCGGCGAGCCGGACCGGTTCGAGCCTGGCCTCCACCGAGGCCAGCCCGCTCTCGCCGCGGCATCTCCGCTCGACGGCCATGTGCGGAGGGCGCGTTCGGGCCTCGCCGGCCGACTGCCGGGCGGGCGTTCGGGGCTCAAGGGCCGCTTGAGGAGGGCGCGTTCGGGTCCCGACGGCCGGTTCCCGGGGCGGCGTTCGGGATTCAACGGCCGTCTGCCGAGGCGGCGTTCCGGCCTCACCGGCCGGGTCCAGACAGCGGATGAACCGGGCGTGGGCCGCACGGTGGGCCGGATCGGCCCGCATCCGCGCGGCGGCCTCCGCACGCAGGTTGTTGACGGTGACCTCGGCGCGGAACCAGCGGCGCTGGTCGCCGTAGAGGGTGTGCCGGGCGGCGGCCAGGCAGCCGTCGGTGTGGGCGTGGACGGTGTGACCGGTGGGGAGGGTGAGGGACAGCTCCGTGGGACCGGAGCCGAAGAGCGCGGTCCGCAGCCGTCTGTCGTCCTCCTCCGACGAGGGCTTCCGCGCCGAGGTGAGACCCTGGCCGGCGAGGCAGCGGTCGACCAGGATCCGCTGGGCGTGCCGGATGAGGGCGTCCCGGCGTCCTTCGGCCGCCGGCGGGCCGGGAGCGGGCCGGGCGGGCGCGGTCGCGCATCCGGCGAGGACGAGGGCGGCGACGGCGGCGCACGCGGTTCGCAGGGCACGCACGGCTCAGCCGGCCTCGCAGCCCTGGTCGGTGTCGGCCACACCGTCGATCCGCGACCCCCAGGACCAGTTGTCGCTGTGGTCGTAGGCGCGGATGAGCCGGGCGTAGCAGGTGCCGCGGGCCCAGTCGATCGCGTACACGGCGCGGTTGACGTCGGAGCGGAAGGACGCGGCGTTGTCGTGCAGGAATGCGGGGACGTCCCGGTAGCCCGGTGGGCTGTAGCACCATCCGGTGCCGTGCTGCCCGGCCCCGGTCCAGAAGCAGACCTGACCGGGGGCGGCGGGTGCCACGGGGGCGGCTCCCGCGGGGGCGGGGAGCGCCGCGAGGGAGAGGGCGGCGGAGAGGGTGGCGGCGAGTGCGGTGGGGGAGAGGGCGGCGGTGCGGAGGGCGGACCTGCGGAGCATGGGCGGCTCCCGGAGTGCGGTGGAGGACCCCGTCCCTGGGCGACGGGAGGACGCGGTCAAGCTGCCCTGCCCCGATCGCCGTCATGCGCGGTTCACCCGAAGGGGGACACGACTCCCCGGGAGGAGCGTTTCTGCAGGTCAGAGCGGCCTTCGGGTGATGGTTCGGGGGCCTCGTCCGGGAGCACGGGCGCCGTGATCCCGGCCCGTTGCCCCTCCGGCTGAGGGCCGGGGTCCGTGGGCGGTGGCGAACCTCCGGCCGCGGATCCGGAGGCCGTGGGCAGGGTGGGGAGCGACGTGGCGAGTGGTGCGGGCGCGGGAGGCGAGTGGTGCGGAAACGATGTGGCGCGTGGTGCGGGAGCGGTGCGGGAAGTGGCGTGCGTTCGGAATGCAAAGGGGGTCATGCGTTCTTCACGGGGATATTCCCTGCCCGCCTGCGGGGAATAGATCATTCCACCTACAGGGATCTTTCCACGGGGCCCTTTCGCTCCCGTCGTCGATCATTCGACGCTTGAAAGGCGAACCATTTTCTCGCCAGGGCGCCGTGACGCGGGTCTTGCATACAATCGATCCTCCTGTCAGGGTTTGGGGGTCGGTTCTCGATTTTCGGCCACGGGGGGACTCGATGTCGTGCACCTTTCCGATCACCCGTGACAGCTCCTCCTTCCATCGATCCGCGGGTCGTCGCGCTGCCTGACGGTACGCGCAGCTGGAAGAGGGAGGGTGATGGACCAGATCTCCGTATCCGCGCAGACGCCGATACCGCACCACTTACGTCGCCCGGATTCGTACTTCGGCGGACTCCTGTCGGAGATCACCCAGGTGCCGATAAGCCGAATCACGGTCGCGGGGTCGCTCCGCACGGGCGGCGAGGATCCGGAGCACGTCACGGCACTCGCCGAAGTGTGCTCCGAACTGCCGCCCATCGTGATCCACCGGAAGTCGATGACCGTCATCGACGGTGTGCACCGGCTCAGGGCCGTGGAGAACAGCGGCGCCACGCACATCAGTGCCGTGCTCTTCAACGGTGACGAGCGAGAGGCCTTCGTGCTCGCGGTCAAGCTGAACAGCCACCACGGGCTGCCGCTGTCCCTGGCCGACCGCAGGGCGGCGGCCCTCCATATGCTCGCCGACTTCCCGGAGTGGTCCAACCGGCGGCTGGCGGGGGTCGTCGGCCTGTCGGACAAGACCATCGCGGCTCTCCGCCGGCGGTCGGGTGCGGAACTTCCGCACCCGACCGCCGTGCGAGTCGGCCGGGACGGGGTGGCGTACCCGCTGGCCGCGGCCGAGGGCCGCAGCCGCGCGCTGGCGTACCTCTCCGCGCATCCCGACGCGTCCGCGCGGGAGGTGGCGGGCGCCGTCGGCATCTCGCTCACCACCGCCAAGGACGCGCTGAAGCGGGCGCGCGCCGTCCCGGGGGAACCGCAGGCCGCGGAGCAGTCCGAGGACCGGCCGGTCCGGGAGCGCGGAGCCGGCCACCCCGCGGCCGTGAAACGTCCCGGAGCGCACCCGCCGAGCGCCGACCTGTCGGCGGCGGTCCGGCGGTTGCAGGCCGACCCCTCGCTCCGGTTCACCGAGGTGGGCCGGAAGTTGCTGCGAACGCTGGACCCCTCGGCCACCCGACCCCACGACTGGGCGGCGATGGCGAGCAGCCTTCCGATGCACTGCGCGCCGATGATCGCCGAGCTGGCCCGGCACTACGCCGAGAGCTGGCACCTTCTGGCGGAATCGTTGACGGAGCGGATCAAATCCGGAGACACTGACGCATAGTGGCTTCAGCCGGTGGCAGGCGCCGTCGCCGACCTCCTCGGCGCGGCGTTCCCGGCCGATTCGTTCGGCAATGCCTTCTCGCTTCTTCCGGCACATTCCGTGAAATGCCGCCGCGGCGTATTCGGTGGCACTCGCGGCCCTTTCATGCGCGGGGTGTCGCTGATTTCCGTCCGCGAGTGGGGTGGTCGCCGAAAGATCTCAACGGCGATATCGCAACCTCGGTGCGACGGTTGCGCGCCGCTCGCTCGATTTGTACGGTGACTCTCACACGTTCTAAGCGGGGGGACATGAATTCTTTGGGCCCGAGCCGTGTCGGGAATGAGCAACCGCCCGTGCTTCACCGCGCTGCTCGCAGCGGTTCGCCATTACCGGGGATGCCCACCCACTGGTACAACTTCCTGGGAGATCTGCCCGGCCCCATGCCCGAGGTCAGGGACCTCGGAACTCCCACCGCCGCGGAGATCGCCGCGAAGGTCCGGCCACGGGCTCTCATCGAGCAGAACGGCTCGGACGAGCAATGGATCGCGATACCCGAACCGGTCGTGGAGTGGCTGCGCCAATGCGGCCGGCCGACACCGCTGCACCGGGCGCACCGACTCGAGAGGCATCTCGGCACCGGCGCGAGGATCTACCTCAAACGTGAGGACGTTCTGCCCACCGGAAGCTTCAAGCTGAACACCGCGATAGCCCAGGCGTACTACGCGGCCCAGGAGGGGCGGACGACCCTCATCACCGAGACCGGGGCCGGTCAGTGGGGGATGAGTGTCGCGCTGGCGGCGAAGATGTCCGGTCTGCGGGCCGAGATCTTCATGGTGAAGTGCTCGCTCGAGCAGAAGCCCTACCGGCGGCACTACATGGAGCTCCTGGGAGCCGAGGTACGGCCCTCGCCGTCGACGCACACGGCGATCGGGCGCAGGATCCTCCAAGAGGCCCCCAGCCACCCCGGCAGCCTCGGCACCGCGATCAGCGACGCCATCGAGCGAGCGCTGGAGCATCCCTCCGCCGCGTACCTCGCCGGCAGCGGGATGCCGCTCGTCTACCTCCATCAGACACTGCTCGGGCTGGAGGTCGCGCAGCAGCTGAAGGAGATCCACGGCGAGGACCTCGGGGTCGAGGGGCGGGGCGACCACCTCGTCGCGTGCTCGGGCGGCGGCAGCAACCTCTGCGGCCTCATCGGCCCCCACCTGCGGGCCAGGGCCGGCGGATCGGACCTTCGCTTCCTCGCCGCGGAATCCACCGCGGCGCCCCGGCTCACCCGGGGCGTCTACCGGTACGGCCGCACCGACCTGGGCGGATTCACTCCCGAGGTGCTGGGCTACTCGATGGGGGAGAGCTTCGTCCCACCGCCCAACCACGTCGGCGGCCTGCGCAACCACCACAGCTCCGCCCTGGTCAGCCTGCTGCGGCGGGAGGGAGTCCTCGATGCCGTCGCCTTCGACGAGCGGACAGCGCTCGAGGCGGGCCGGCTACTGCTGCAGACCGAGGGCCTGTTGCTCGCCCCCGAGGCGGCCCACGCGGTCGCCGCGGCCCTGGACGTCGCGGCCAAGGCCGACGCGGACAACCGGGAACCGGTGATCGTGGTCCTGGCCAGCGGCTCCGGCTTCCTCGATCTTCAGGGCTACCACGAGGTTCTGCTCGACACGTAGCCCGCACCACCTTCCACCGCAGCTCCGCACCGCGCGATTGGGAAGCCGTATGCGCTTGGCGACATTTCAGCCCCGGCTCGGCGTTCACTGCGAGACGACCACCCTCCGGAACATGCTTCACCACGCCGGTGCCGACATCTCCGAACCCATGCTCTTCGGCCTCGGCCAGGGCATCGACTTCCAGTACCGGGACGCTCCGGACCCCGGCGGTACGCCCATGCTCACCGGGCGGATCGGGCCTGCCCTGCTCTCCCGCAACGCCTGCTCGGCCCTGGGCGTGGAACTGCGCGAGTGGCGGGCACCCGACCCGGAGTCGGCCTTCGCCGCCACCAGGAAGCTGCTCGAAGCGGGACATGTCGTGGGGGTGTCCGTCGACATCTTCCACCTCGACTACTTCTCGTCCCGGAGCCACTTCGCCGCGCACTACATCGCGCTGTACGGGCTCGACGAGTCCCTCGCCCACGTGGTCGACACCGATCAGCAGGGCGGGGCGCAGACGCTCCCCGAGGAGTCGCTGCGCCGTGCCCGCGGTTCCGACCAGGGATTCATGCCGTCGCCCCATCTGCAGATGCACGTGGAGCGGCTGCCGGCGCGGCTGACCGCAGACACCGACGCGGTCCTGTCCGAGCAGATCTGGGACGCCATCCGGCTGACCGCGGAGAGGATGCTCGGCGACCGCGGGCCGCGATACGGCTTCGGCGCCCTGCGGCGGGCCGCCTCCGAGATGGTCGAGTGGGGCGACACTCTCGCCCGCCCGGACGAGGCCGTGCCGGGTGTCGGCCGCTTCTGGCGCTTCGCGGGAACCGGGGGAGCGAACTTCCGGAAGCTCTACCGGGCGTTCCTGCGCGAGGCGCGGGAGCGCACCGGCGACAGCGAACTCGACCCGTCCGTCGCCGACTTCGGCGACGTGCAGCGGCAGTGGGACCAGGCCATCGACATGCTGACGGCCTACCGCGGTGCCGACCGCGGGCGAAGGACCCTGGAAGCCGTCGCCGCCCGGTTGCACGCGATCGCCGACGCCGAGCAGTCCGCCTTCGAGCGGCTGCTCGTGCCGGCCGGCAAGCGGGCGGGTGAGCGGGCTTGACGACCACCCGGATGAAGTCCGTCTGCCGTATGTGCCACGGCGGCTGCGGCGCCGTCGTCGAACTCGTGGACGGAGTCCCCACCGGCATCCACGGGGACCCGGACAATCCCACGAGCGAGGGGTACTTCTGCATCAAGGGCAAGGCGTCACTCGACCTGCTGCGCAGCCCGGACCGGCTGACGACGCCGCTGGTACGGACCGGCCCGCGCGGCTCGGGGGCGTTCGAGCCGGTCGGCTGGGACACCGCCCTGGACCGGATCGCCGACCGGCTCGCCGCGGCCATCGGCCGGCACGGGCCCGAATCCGTCGTCCTCGGCCAGGGCACCGACCGCAACTACCAGGAGTGGGTGTTCCGGCTCGCGAACGCGCTCGGGACGCCGAACGTGGTCGGTCCGGCACATGTGTGCTTCTACCCCCGGGTCATGGCCTCGATCATGACGTACGGCGGATTCACCTTCTGCGACTACGAGGGCGACCCCGAGGTGGTCCTGCTCTGGGGCAGCAACAAGCCCAGTACCCAC
The Streptomyces tirandamycinicus DNA segment above includes these coding regions:
- the serA gene encoding phosphoglycerate dehydrogenase — its product is MSTAPRKPVVLIAEELSPATVDALGPDFEIRHCNGADRAELIPAIADVDAVLVRSATKIDAEAVAAARKLRVVARAGVGLDNVDVSAATKAGVMVVNAPTSNIVTAAELACGLIVATARNIPQANTALKNGEWKRSKYTGVELSEKTLGVVGLGRIGVLVAQRMSAFGMRIVAFDPYVQPARAAQMGVKLLSLDELLEVSDFITVHLPKTPETIGLIGDEALHRVKPTVRIVNAARGGIVDEEALASALKEGRVAGAGLDVYAKEPCTDSPLFQFDQVVCTPHLGASTDEAQEKAGIAVAKSVRLALAGELVPDAVNVQGGVIAEDVRPGLPLAEKLGRIFTALAGEVAVRLDVEVYGEITQHDVKVLELSALKGVFEDVIDETVSYVNAPLFAQERGVEVRLTTSSDSPDHRNVVTVRGTLAGGEEVAVSGTLAGPKHLQKIVAVGDYDIDLALADHMVVARYEDRPGVVGTVGRILGEAGLNIAGMQVSRQEEGGEALVVLTVDDTVPPNVLSEIAEEIGATSARSVNLDT
- the ilvC gene encoding ketol-acid reductoisomerase; translation: MAELFYDDDADLSIIQGRKVAVIGYGSQGHAHALSLRDSGVDVRVGLHEGSKSKAKAEEQGLRVVTPSEAAAEADVIMILVPDPIQAQVYEESVKDNLKDGDALFFGHGLNIRYGFIKPPAGVDVALVAPKGPGHLVRRQYEEGRGVPCIAGVEQDATGNAFALALSYAKGIGGTRAGVIKTTFTEETETDLFGEQAVLCGGTAALVKAGFETLVEAGYQPEIAYFECLHELKLIVDLMYEGGLEKMRWSVSETAEWGDYVTGPRIITDQTKAEMKKVLDEIQDGTFAKNWMDEYHGGLKKYNEYKTQDENHLLETTGKELRKLMSWVDAEEA
- a CDS encoding TrpB-like pyridoxal phosphate-dependent enzyme, translated to MPTHWYNFLGDLPGPMPEVRDLGTPTAAEIAAKVRPRALIEQNGSDEQWIAIPEPVVEWLRQCGRPTPLHRAHRLERHLGTGARIYLKREDVLPTGSFKLNTAIAQAYYAAQEGRTTLITETGAGQWGMSVALAAKMSGLRAEIFMVKCSLEQKPYRRHYMELLGAEVRPSPSTHTAIGRRILQEAPSHPGSLGTAISDAIERALEHPSAAYLAGSGMPLVYLHQTLLGLEVAQQLKEIHGEDLGVEGRGDHLVACSGGGSNLCGLIGPHLRARAGGSDLRFLAAESTAAPRLTRGVYRYGRTDLGGFTPEVLGYSMGESFVPPPNHVGGLRNHHSSALVSLLRREGVLDAVAFDERTALEAGRLLLQTEGLLLAPEAAHAVAAALDVAAKADADNREPVIVVLASGSGFLDLQGYHEVLLDT
- the ilvN gene encoding acetolactate synthase small subunit yields the protein MSKHTLSVLVENTPGILARIAALFSRRGFNIDSLAVGVTEHPDISRITIVVNVADLPLEQVTKQLNKLVNVLKIVELEPSAAIQRELVLVKVRADNETRSQIVEIVQLFRAKTVDVSPEAVTIEATGSSDKLEAMLKMLEQFGIKELVQSGTIAIGRGARSITDRSLRALERSA
- a CDS encoding BtrH N-terminal domain-containing protein: MRLATFQPRLGVHCETTTLRNMLHHAGADISEPMLFGLGQGIDFQYRDAPDPGGTPMLTGRIGPALLSRNACSALGVELREWRAPDPESAFAATRKLLEAGHVVGVSVDIFHLDYFSSRSHFAAHYIALYGLDESLAHVVDTDQQGGAQTLPEESLRRARGSDQGFMPSPHLQMHVERLPARLTADTDAVLSEQIWDAIRLTAERMLGDRGPRYGFGALRRAASEMVEWGDTLARPDEAVPGVGRFWRFAGTGGANFRKLYRAFLREARERTGDSELDPSVADFGDVQRQWDQAIDMLTAYRGADRGRRTLEAVAARLHAIADAEQSAFERLLVPAGKRAGERA
- a CDS encoding ParB/RepB/Spo0J family partition protein; its protein translation is MDQISVSAQTPIPHHLRRPDSYFGGLLSEITQVPISRITVAGSLRTGGEDPEHVTALAEVCSELPPIVIHRKSMTVIDGVHRLRAVENSGATHISAVLFNGDEREAFVLAVKLNSHHGLPLSLADRRAAALHMLADFPEWSNRRLAGVVGLSDKTIAALRRRSGAELPHPTAVRVGRDGVAYPLAAAEGRSRALAYLSAHPDASAREVAGAVGISLTTAKDALKRARAVPGEPQAAEQSEDRPVRERGAGHPAAVKRPGAHPPSADLSAAVRRLQADPSLRFTEVGRKLLRTLDPSATRPHDWAAMASSLPMHCAPMIAELARHYAESWHLLAESLTERIKSGDTDA
- a CDS encoding peptidase inhibitor family I36 protein; the encoded protein is MTLKRTLAAAATTVLLLTGGLAAAAAPAGAADCPSGEFCVWEHADFTGQRANWSGDDRWWESWIADEDSSWANHGISGPGIRDHVRVYSSANLGGHMTICLAPGQEVGYNGAANDDGDSHTWAMSC